A single genomic interval of Vicinamibacterales bacterium harbors:
- a CDS encoding carboxypeptidase regulatory-like domain-containing protein, with product MRQVCLIPVATILVAAIFSACSSAPVSPTPAASTTSLVTTTPTSSTATGRTVDALTGAPLPSVTVSLDDGVSATTGADGTFHLTASEAGPCSVTVSGQGVVQHETEIRMPAANTSLSLIPSHFDMATFDQMMRSGGALHRWTTAPSLVIIDAVLRFTAVSDSTFSALDERLTAGERASIAADLGWGLSQVTGNTFATFASVTVESPSPGATVDLFSREDRIVVARFRGLSQGTGYWGYGRYALRGNDVVAGAIMLDRDFDAAHSPYMRSLRVHEMGHALGYCHVTGRQSFMNATAIYEPNDFDRDASRIAFQRPPGNQPPDRDPAGSRLGIRAGAITWGTITP from the coding sequence ATGCGTCAGGTCTGTTTGATTCCCGTCGCCACGATCCTGGTCGCCGCCATCTTCTCTGCGTGCAGTTCGGCGCCGGTCTCGCCCACCCCTGCCGCCTCGACGACGTCCCTCGTCACCACCACGCCGACATCATCGACGGCGACCGGACGAACCGTGGACGCCCTCACGGGCGCGCCCCTCCCGTCGGTCACCGTGAGCCTGGACGACGGCGTGTCGGCAACGACGGGTGCGGATGGCACATTCCATCTCACGGCGTCGGAGGCCGGCCCGTGCAGCGTCACCGTCTCCGGTCAGGGCGTGGTCCAACATGAGACCGAGATCAGGATGCCGGCGGCGAACACCTCGCTGTCCCTGATTCCGTCGCACTTCGACATGGCGACGTTCGACCAGATGATGCGGAGCGGCGGCGCGCTCCACCGGTGGACGACGGCGCCCTCGCTGGTCATCATCGACGCCGTCTTGCGGTTCACGGCGGTCTCGGATTCGACCTTCTCAGCGCTCGACGAACGCCTGACGGCCGGGGAGCGCGCATCGATCGCCGCGGACCTCGGGTGGGGGCTGTCCCAGGTGACCGGCAACACGTTCGCGACGTTCGCCTCGGTGACGGTCGAATCGCCGTCGCCGGGCGCGACAGTCGATCTCTTCTCGCGCGAAGACCGCATTGTCGTCGCCCGGTTCCGTGGGCTGTCCCAAGGGACCGGATACTGGGGGTACGGCAGATACGCGCTCCGCGGCAACGACGTGGTGGCCGGGGCCATCATGCTCGACCGCGACTTCGACGCGGCTCACAGCCCGTACATGCGGTCACTGCGCGTTCACGAGATGGGGCACGCCCTGGGCTACTGCCACGTGACGGGCCGCCAGTCGTTCATGAACGCGACCGCAATCTATGAACCGAACGACTTCGACCGCGATGCCAGCCGCATCGCATTCCAGCGGCCTCCCGGCAACCAGCCGCCGGACCGCGACCCGGCGGGGTCGCGGCTGGGCATCCGCGCCGGCGCCATAACGTGGGGCACGATCACGCCCTGA